Proteins co-encoded in one Malus sylvestris chromosome 9, drMalSylv7.2, whole genome shotgun sequence genomic window:
- the LOC126583221 gene encoding uncharacterized protein LOC126583221, which yields MAQDHELHRQSQPLIRRGFPIRRRKLPLVRLGGPKPRPGVVFARMLKKIRLRWLKLHYLCILKKLKKSYRNTVKDLMEAGASLEIFHQRVFMESTFAIPMGVSLSSYPSLAGSDRPRTLFM from the coding sequence ATGGCTCAAGATCATGAACTCCACCGCCAAAGCCAGCCGCTTATACGACGCGGGTTCCCCATCCGGCGCCGGAAACTCCCTTTGGTCCGTCTTGGTGGGCCAAAGCCGAGGCCAGGCGTTGTGTTTGCTAGAATGCTTAAGAAGATCAGACTAAGGTGGCTGAAACTTCACTACTTGTGCATATTGAAGAAGCTCAAGAAGTCTTACAGGAACACGGTCAAGGACCTCATGGAAGCTGGGGCGAGCTTGGAGATCTTCCACCAGAGGGTTTTCATGGAGAGTACATTTGCTATTCCAATGGgagtttctctctctagctacCCGTCTCTTGCTGGATCAGATCGGCCTCGAACCCTTTTCATGTAG